From the Kitasatospora sp. MAP12-44 genome, one window contains:
- a CDS encoding ice-binding family protein: MALLSGPAYAATAPVPLGTDGSYAVLGGSTVANTGPSVLNGDLGLSPGASVTGFPPGAIHGARHVADAAALQAQSDLVTAYNDAAGRAPTSSVAGDLTGLTLTQGVYRSAGALGFTGTLTLDAQGDPNAVFIFQVASNLTTGSASNLALIGGARADNVFWQVGSSATLGTRSSFRGNILALTSIAAQTGAMIEGRALAHNGGVTLDANTISRADNGPTPTPTATPTGGWPGGGGGPGGGGWPGGHGRPGGGGPVGAIGAGGGGSVREMDPTEIIGGSTLLAAVAAGFGVRFLRRRATRDAAS, from the coding sequence GTGGCCCTGCTGTCGGGGCCCGCCTACGCTGCGACAGCGCCGGTCCCGCTGGGGACCGACGGGAGTTACGCGGTCCTGGGTGGGTCGACGGTCGCCAACACCGGCCCGAGCGTCCTCAACGGTGACCTGGGGCTGAGCCCCGGCGCCTCGGTGACCGGCTTTCCACCCGGTGCCATCCACGGGGCACGGCACGTGGCCGATGCCGCCGCCCTGCAGGCGCAGTCTGACCTGGTGACCGCCTACAACGACGCCGCCGGGCGGGCTCCGACCTCCAGTGTCGCGGGGGACCTCACCGGGTTGACGCTGACGCAGGGCGTGTACAGGTCCGCCGGTGCACTGGGGTTCACCGGAACCCTGACTCTGGACGCGCAGGGTGACCCCAACGCGGTGTTCATCTTCCAGGTCGCCTCGAATCTGACCACCGGTTCGGCCAGCAACCTGGCCCTCATCGGTGGCGCTCGGGCCGACAACGTCTTCTGGCAGGTGGGCAGCTCGGCCACGCTGGGGACCCGCTCCTCGTTCAGGGGCAACATCCTGGCGCTGACGTCCATCGCTGCGCAGACCGGCGCGATGATCGAGGGCCGAGCCCTGGCGCACAACGGCGGCGTCACGTTGGACGCCAACACCATCTCAAGGGCCGACAACGGACCGACCCCGACTCCCACTGCCACCCCGACCGGCGGTTGGCCGGGTGGCGGCGGTGGACCTGGTGGCGGCGGTTGGCCTGGCGGGCACGGTCGTCCCGGCGGCGGCGGACCGGTTGGCGCGATCGGTGCCGGCGGCGGAGGCAGTGTGCGCGAAATGGATCCAACCGAGATCATCGGTGGTTCGACCCTGCTGGCAGCCGTGGCGGCGGGCTTCGGCGTCCGTTTCCTGCGCCGGCGCGCTACCCGTGATGCGGCGTCCTGA